The genomic interval CGGGCGGTCGGGTCGTGAGGTACAGCCCCGCGACCACGACCGCGCTGTAGGCCACGTCGGCGAGGCTGTTGACCGCCTCTGACCCGACCGCGAGGCTCCCGGTCGTCGCCCACACCGCGGCCTTGGCGACGACCAGTCCGGCGTTGACCGCGAGCACGAGCGCGCCGACACGCCGGACGGCGTCCTTCCGGCTCATCGGGCGTTCGTTGCGCCCGCGGAAAGAAGGGTGTATCGCTCTCGGCCCCGATTCTTCGGGTGCGACCCGAGCGTCGGTCAGCAACAGCCCGTTCCGCAACAGCCACAGCAGACGACGAGCGTGCAGTCGGAGTCGGTGCGACGGTCGGTGGGACAGCGGTCGTCAGACATCGCAGTTCTCCCTACGGCCCGAACGCGGATAAACTGGTCAGTGGGCCGCCAGAAACGGGGTTTCCCGGGAGAAACCGCTCGGGGGCGTTTATGTCCGTTCGGGTCCAAGCCCCGGCCATGAACGGTCGCTCCGGCGGCGTCGACGCCGACGCCCCCCGAGACGACGACTGGCGGCGTACGTGGCACGCGATTCGAGACGTTCTGGGTTCGAAGTGGGCGTTCCACGTCGTCCGGGCGCTCGCGCGCGAGGAGCGGGGGTTCAACGACCTCAAGCGCGAACTCGACGGCGTCACCGCCAAGACGCTCTCCGGGCGGCTTCGGGAACTCCGGTGTCTGGGGTTCGTCGAGAAGGAGGTCCACGCGACCTCGCCCCCGACCACGACGTATCGACTGACCGACCACGGCGAGGACCTCGCCGCGATTCTGGCCGACGTGGAGTCGCTGGTCGAGGTGGTCGAGTGCGGAGACGGCGACTGTCCGGTTCCGGCCTCGGTCGGGGCGGCGTGCGAGACCGAGACGCCCCGCGATTCGTCGACCTGCGACTGTTAGAACTCGACCGCGCCGGTCTCGGAGACCGTCGCATCCTCCTGCTCGGCGAAGGCGTCGTGGAGTCGGTCGTAGGTGTCGTCGACCGCCTCCACGATGACCTTCGTGTCCGAGACGACGGGCATGAAGTTGGTGTCGCCCTCCCACCGCGGCACGACGTGGGTGTGGAGGTGGTCGCCGATTGACCCGCCCGCGCCCCGGCCGAGGTTGAGTCCGGCGTTGAATCCGTCGGGGTCGAGCGCCGCCTCCAGCGCGTCGAAGGTGCGTTGCTTGAGCCGCGCGTGGCCGAGCAGGACCTCCTCGGGGAGGTCGCGGTAGTCGCCGGTGTGGACGCGGGGGACGACCATCGCGTGACCGGGGTTGTAGGGGTAGTTGTTGAGCATCACGAACGCGTGGTCGCTCCGGGCGACCACGAGGTTCTCGCGGTCGTCCTCGCGCTCGGGGAACTCACAGAACACGCACTCGACGTCGGGGTTCCCGTCGTCGCGTTCGACCCATTCGATGCGCCACGGTGCGAACACTTGGTCCATGTGGGGCGACTCGGACCCCGCGGCTTTAGCTTTCGGCGGTTCGTCGCCGACAGGACCGGCCGAAGTGCGACGTTACGACCGTCGCACGTCGAGTAATCCCCGATTAGCGACCGTTCAGCCGCGTTCCGCGCCCGCGACGGGGGCGGAACGCTCCGGAACCCGGGCGCTACCGGGGTCGCGGGACGGTTTCGCTGGTGTTCCGGACGACCCGTCTCGGTTCCGGCGGGTCCACTACTGCCCGCCGGTCCGTCCGGTTCGAAACGCGTCTGCTCAGCGTTCGCTTCCCGTCGCCCGTCGGGCCTCTGGGACGTTCGTTTCCAGACCGGTATAACTGGAACTACAGTACTAACCGAGGTGACACTGGTGGGACGGACCGCGGCCCGACGGGGCGGGTCCATCCGAGACGAACCGCCGAACGCGGGCCGCTCGCGTTCGCGAGCGGCCCGCGTCGGTCGCGAACTCGACCCTCCGGTTTCGTCGACGCGGTGGCGTAGACCCCTCGCTTCGCGCTCGACGCACCGAGAACCGGCCGGACCGTCCCGCTCGGACGTGTTATCGAACCGAGCGATGGGCCTCAGGCGGCCCGTCGGCCCGTTTCGGCCGGGTTCCCTCTCGAAACCCCCTGAGAACGTATCATTGAAAATATAATTTATTACTATATAAAATCTTCGGCCGTTGTACGCCGTTTTTGTTTCATTACTTTCTCTAACGACTCTATAAACGGTTTGGATGGCTCTCGTCGTTTATCGGGGCAAAAACGCGTGACGTAACCGGGATAAACGGTTCGAACGCCCCCCAACGGAAGGGGGTTTTTATGCTCATATCAGCACAAGAAGAGACCGAGAGGAAAGTCATCATGGCAACACAAAACCAGGGCTTCCAGGCAATCACGGAATCGTGCGACGAGTGCGAGCGCGAGACGCCACACGAGGTCTCCGTTCAGATCCGGACCGAGAGCCAGAAGCGCGAGAACGCGGAGTTCTCGCGCGAACCCTACCGGGTCACCGAATGCACGGTCTGCGGTGAGACGTCCAGCCAGCGGATGAACAACGCGTAACGCCGCCGGAATCGGGAACAGGGGGACGGTCTCCGCGACGGGGAGGGGGGAGGGACCGCGGCCGCCGCGTCCGGTCTCCC from Halorussus salilacus carries:
- a CDS encoding winged helix-turn-helix transcriptional regulator; translated protein: MNGRSGGVDADAPRDDDWRRTWHAIRDVLGSKWAFHVVRALAREERGFNDLKRELDGVTAKTLSGRLRELRCLGFVEKEVHATSPPTTTYRLTDHGEDLAAILADVESLVEVVECGDGDCPVPASVGAACETETPRDSSTCDC
- a CDS encoding DUF7835 family putative zinc beta-ribbon protein, whose product is MATQNQGFQAITESCDECERETPHEVSVQIRTESQKRENAEFSREPYRVTECTVCGETSSQRMNNA
- a CDS encoding HIT family protein; protein product: MDQVFAPWRIEWVERDDGNPDVECVFCEFPEREDDRENLVVARSDHAFVMLNNYPYNPGHAMVVPRVHTGDYRDLPEEVLLGHARLKQRTFDALEAALDPDGFNAGLNLGRGAGGSIGDHLHTHVVPRWEGDTNFMPVVSDTKVIVEAVDDTYDRLHDAFAEQEDATVSETGAVEF